CTGATTAACTTGTTTACAAGATTTGGTATAATGTTAAcaactgtattttttaataaaacgtacCCATCTGCGGGCTTTTGTAATGCTTTATTATTGTCGCTAAGAAATTGATTAGGGCCCTAACCTACGTTAAAAATGTTGCTCGTAAAAAACTCATCTATAGTGCGAATTAGTGGAATAAGGCGGACCTTTTCCCGAGCCATTTGTTACGTTATTATATCGTAATCTCTGATTAGTTACACTCTATGGTACAGGCCTATTCGGTGAGCCACCTCGTCTGTACTAGCCCAGCGGGATAACTGTACCTCCGATATTATTTGCGACTTTAGTCATTAGATAGGAAAGATATGAAGTTGTCAGATGGAATCTCACTCGTACAAGAAATTGTTAGCTAATTGTTCAAGCAATTGTGTCTACATTGTATTGTGAATTCATTTTTAGATGGTATAGCCTGAATATCTCTTCTACTTATATAAAGCTTAATAACAAcctttaaacaaaattgaagGGTAATTTTAGTTAACACGTACGCTATTTCTCCAAGTATTCTTTCGCTTAAGATAAACTAAATCGTGACTAGATACTTTGACGCCGTAAAAAGCATGATTCTATCTTTATTAGCGAAATGTGTGTCGATTCACTTGACGATATACGTAATTCAAAGAAATATGAGTACGAGGTTCCGTTTTCTGTTAAAATGCAACTAATCTGTCATAGTCACGTTTTCGATTGCGAAAATGATAACAAAAGGACGATCAATATTTCGTTGATATAAAGTATACCGTTCTTAATGTTGTGTTGCAAGATTAAACTAGCAAACACCGCGGTTGCATGGAATGCTAATCTTTTTTCCCGACTGGTATCTAAATTAgatgtttcatatttaaaaaatgtcatataaTAGGTCCGGTGTTGTATGACGACTTGAGTAATGAGTTTATTTGTAGAATTACTCTCATAACTCTTGGTAACACGCGATAATGTCACAGATCATTAACTGATTGCTATAAGCACTTCAAGCGGCACCGACGCTTTTCACAAGCCTATGCAATAGGCACGTTCTTTCTGTCTTCCTGAAATataattacctaaatatttagATTACAAGTTTTTCTTGTTTCGAATTCGCTGATTACGTGAGTTATGAATTTGAGAACATATTCTTTCTCATAAGGATAATATGCAAGTTTCattgtgatttaaataaattgtcacttttttcttgtaataaacGACCGAGTTTTCACTTTTAAGTCTAATGCGCTATTGGAATACAAGTTAAGTAATCAGAATAAATATAGAGTTCCAACCCCTTATGATTATAGAAGTAATCAGAACTGGAATAGGTGGGCAATTAACTTTCAAAATAGGTCGAGGTATGCAATTATACTCTACATCTTAATCCGTCCTTTCATTGATACATTCTAGGAAGAAAACTCGTTCGAGTTTATAATTTTGCGAGTTGATGAGTACTCGGAATATGTGTATCGAGTACGGAACGGACCGGAGTATCCAAGTGCGTGCCCTTACGCTCGCAGCCGTAATTGTTCGTAAATTGATGTGTAATAATGATGAAAATCTCGCTATTGTACTTCGTACGTTGCATGTCATATATCTCGTATAAGATATCCGAACAAAAAACCGGtaaagtgcgagtcgaactcgcggaTGGAGAGTTCTGTACAATCACAACAAGGGCGACCTTTAAACATTTCTTCGGTTCTgttatttagtatttgttattatagaggagaattttttttttaaaacgttaacCTCGTGTCAATGAATACAGCCTGATGGCAGAAGGACAgacaactttttatatttatgtcaacGACGTCTTTCAACTCTTTGGAAACGGAACCgcggtttttaattatttacggTATTTAATTATTAGCGGTAGTGCATATTTCAGCACGCGTATCGCACTGTGTTTTATTACGCTCGCGTTGATATCTTCAAtcgattgttatttatttactttgatgaGCCGCTGCCGGTTCCGTGGCATGCGAGCGGCTAGACTGTCGTGAAATTCTAAAGCTGTTTTACAGTTATTGTTTCAATGAAATGTGGAAATTGTGGGAGAATTTCTTTGTGtgaattataacatttatattatattagaaaatacGTTTTACTATTACCCAAGTTTTTTTACCACTCTTTTATAAGAGAGGAGCtattgtatagaaaaaataatgtcgGGATAAAAAGGAGGTTGTATCAAACCTTGGATAATTTCAGCCTTAAATTGACTCTGATGATGTATCCAGGTTTAGTcttaaataatgcaaaaaatatttcatgatgttaaatgcacaaaaaaagaaatggggTAGAAGgagaaaagcttttttttaattaaattttctttttattcctgACCAAATTCAGGTTACGTGAAACGTGGGTGATATTACCATAATTACTTAGTTTCGCAGGCAAATTAGTGACCACAGTCGGATGTGTTTCGTGCTGAGCCTCAATTGAGAAAGTGAAGCCGAGAGGAATCATCTGCTTTTGAAACTCTTGATTAAAGTTCGAGTTTACTAGGTCATAATACAAGGTTGTAGCTGAAAACTGTTGAAGCATCAAATTCAAGAACTTTAGCTCgaaaagtaatgttttaaatgtctATTTGTTTCTGCATTTGATTTGAGAAAGACAAAGACAAAAGACAGCATTTGTTGGTATCTGttttaaaggtattttgtttttataaaattgctaaatttaattatttttatatcgtaAGTACTCTGTGATGAAGATGATAgttgaaaagaaacaaaaataaaattgatatcgaAACATTTATTCACTTTCTTTCAATAATTTAACTTATTGTATACctatacataataaaacaaataaaggaaGACATACCACATCGCAGGTATCATACAAACACCAACATTCtatcatatttacataaatacagcGCTATTCAAACTCCTAGATTTCGTCATCTACAAAACTCTAGCTAGAGAAAACGATCgccaataatattataaaacatttcgtCACTGGTATTAATCCATAGAtgctttattaaaactatacattttaagttttaGCACTACAATCCTCACACACTCATTCTCGTTTACAATCAGCAAATTCAACTTTTCGGTATCAGACGATACTGAAACCAAATtcaataagatatttaaaatgtaatttaaaacttacaaCCTTAATATATGGCTATCAAATAACTCGCTTTCgtataacaaacaatattattacacaatttgttaaaacaaacaaaacaatgaacatAACTTTGTCTTCTTGACTGGAATGGAAGACGCGGAACAAACGCAACAAACTACGTAAGTATggcaagtaaataattaaaatatgaaaaataataatttaaactaaacgTTTGGAATGATTCGACTTACGCTAAGATTATTTACATGATTATAACAGAAACAGTGCGTAATACAAAGTACTTAAATAAGGTATTTACAGTATCTGTATCACTTAAATATCGTTGTACATTATCGAAGCTTACATATTGTTCGTACATTTGATCGTGTCACGTAGACTAGTGTACGCATTAACAAACATAAACGGTATCGGTATCCGAGACCACGATGCAGACATCACTGccattaaattataacaaattagTCATTCTTTTAAAACCAAACATGCTTATCACTTTTGTACTAAACAGGTAATGAGCAAAGCAAACTTTGTTGTGCTCGTTGAAGCTGTGGAGCGcgttcaatgtacagttttaaGTACATTTCCAGCTGAATCACACTTGTTGAGGGTTGTTGGTGGTTAGATTCAATCCTTATCTCCTACGAATCTGTATGCGTCGGGCGGGGGCTCGGGCATGCAGTAGCCGTGGTAGGTGCGGATGTCCTCGGCGGCGTACGTGATGCCGGCCAGTACGCCGGTCTCCGTGTGGTGGCGTGGGCAGGTGTGGCCGCGAGGGCACTGGCAGATGGTGTTAGCATTCACCTCGTCGATTTGTTCATGTCGTCTCCTCGCGCTGAATAACTTGCAAGGCTCTTTTCGTGAACAACGTAGCctctgtaataataaatatgtattagatTCATTGCCATAAACTCAACTTAAAAGAAACGAggaaatcaacaaaataaataatatgtgcACTCCGAAAAGGGCTAATGGCTTTAAGAGCAAAATTGAAGTGGAATATAGTTGctgaaaactttgaaataaagtcATTCCAAGAAAAACTTGAAATACTTAAAACGATCTCCCAACACCCATCTACCGGGCGCACCGCAAACTAAAGTAAAAGCCAACTCACGCTTTGCGGCGAACACGCGAACTGGTACTGGTTCCCCGGCTCCCCGCTAGGTGTCGTGTACGGCAGCTTCTTCAATAGGTACGTGACCGAGAACTTCGGACAGTGACAGTTGACGATCTGCTGGGTCGCATTGCTGTCGGGAAACGAGTAGATGATCCAAGCAGCATCCTTGAAGTAACGGCATTTTGGGAGACGCTTCACTGGCTCACAAGTCTTGTATAACGTTGTCTTGTCTGACAGTGTGTGGTTGTCATCGCCCGTTAAATCActgtaataaagaaaataacataaacataaaaaatataattattttcaaatgaagTATTTTAAAAGGAAAGTTTAGGATGTAAGGCTTAGCGCGTGGTGTAATTTCTTTCCGTTAGCAGCGGATTTGTTGAACTGAACTACAAACACCAATGACTCAGGGATAATTACGTTTTATAAGTAATCTGAGCTCAAACTATTTGAGACCGCGAATGCGATAACTTTTATAAGGAacttaatgaaaaaatgttattataaataagtcaCCGCAAAATTtattgcggttttcgatcccaatgataagacaaaaaatatacacgatgatgaaaaaagaaactatcaGTAATCCTCCTAATACCTGATCATTTAAAAACctcaaaaaacattcaaaacgaaAGCTGAAAACTACAAAACATCTAATCTTCAAAAACTGAGACATTTAAATAATGGCCTCGAGCTGCACCCATTCACTTTATTATGATCTTTAAAAGGGAAACCCTGTCAAAGGTTGGAATAACAATGAAGCCAGATTTGAATACATAATCTTCCTTTTAACAGGGTTAAGTGTGGAGATAATCATGCCGCAACAACCCATTTCCCTGATTTGCCTCGTATTATATCTTGCTAAAAGcttaatgtataatatatcaTGTTTCTGAATGATTAATGATGTATATCCCTTACTTGTGGTTccaataatgtttgtttttgggATCGGCCAGAAGATAACAAATATGGACTCGTTTTGAATAGTTAGGTCAATTGTAAATGGATCAAATCATAAGTTACTTTTAGATAAGTCAACGTAAAGGAGTATTCAACTTTAAATTCCCCAAATGTCAAAGACAACTAAAGGGCGTTGCCCAAAATCCAGGCAACAAATATTTCTGATGCTGACATTGTTGTGAACATGTTATGTAAACATATAACACTAACCTTGAACAAGGTCTATGTCCCAAACAGCGACACTTTCTCTCGATCCAGGGCTGCGTCGCGTCATACAAGTCTACTTTACTGCAGACCTGGCGCGGCCGGCACGCTGGTAGGTCTTCTTCGGAACCCtggaataacaataaaatacgaCATAAGTATAACTTAGAACTCGTTGAATAATATTGCACTTAGCGTCAAATTGTTTCGTGTTTATAGCGCTAAACCGAAGAAAACGATATCGGGTAATACCCTAATTCAATCATAGAATTCCACATAGGTTCACAATAGTGTGCACAATTTGGATGTGCACGGAATCTATCAAAATTCGCGTGCATTGTTTACATTCAATTTGCGTCGCGTCGCCTCATTCTTACATTCAACGCGTCGACGAATACGAAAATTCAAAAAGAATTAATCGATCAATCATCCTACAAAAGAAGTTGGCGTGGGAAAAATGGAAGGTGTTTCAGGACACCTGCCTTTGGTACATAATGATGGAGATTATTACGAGGGACGAGACGAAAAGACGTTAATCACAATGTTCCTAAAGAAATCACAATATGAACATGTGCTATCTGCTCTGGTTCCGACGTATTTTTTGCTCCAAAAAGGACCATCGGTCGTACTTCCGACCGGAAGACGTGCCATTCGGAAACCTGTTCGTTGTGGGAACATTTTTTTCTGCGAACACTTGCAGGGCTATTAGACACTCCAAACTGTAATTAAGCTATTTCgtcagttataaattattaagtttaattggAAACGGTCAACATCCGATGGATGCCTTTAATTTctgctttttgttttagtagttttgtgccaaagtacaatttataactttaccCGAACTTGTATACTTGATTCAAAGTTATGATGATAATTTGATTCTATTTTGAAAGTCATTGAACAATTGATCATTCTAAGGCTTCTAAAATGTAGGAATTCATTTTATCATATATTTTGGACACGCATCACAATTTGGACAGCCCTATACACGCAAAAGGTGTTAAAAAaagattgtatatttttttctttgttccgGATATGCTTCCCGTTTCTTGTGTATTGCGATAGATTTCGCGGAAACGGTCTCAGTTGGATCTCCCAAACACCGGAAACAGCCCTTTTGTGTAGCACACAAAGAGTACAACGAGACATACAATGTATGGGTTGTTGACTTACTTCGTCAAGAGTTTGCCTTTATTTAACGGACTCTCGTTGACGTCGTCCTGAATGCTAATGCTGGTTGtaagaaaattacatttcgGACGCACCTCATTGAATTCCTAATGAGGCTGACGAAAAACACAATAGTACGCATTACGTTGTATGAAACTGTTTTATCGTGGATATTTCGGTCGCGGGAGATGGTATATGGGTGTTTTATACGACAGTTACAGGATTATCGCGAAGGGATCGCATGTCGCTAATGTATC
This portion of the Trichoplusia ni isolate ovarian cell line Hi5 chromosome 19, tn1, whole genome shotgun sequence genome encodes:
- the LOC113503612 gene encoding protein giant-lens, producing MHVLTPLLLAWALCGVRGVIRTPLEAFRPSGEIHLRRPDKLPFLPHKRIPLPSKSDLKILYQTGGSEEDLPACRPRQVCSKVDLYDATQPWIERKCRCLGHRPCSSDLTGDDNHTLSDKTTLYKTCEPVKRLPKCRYFKDAAWIIYSFPDSNATQQIVNCHCPKFSVTYLLKKLPYTTPSGEPGNQYQFACSPQSRLRCSRKEPCKLFSARRRHEQIDEVNANTICQCPRGHTCPRHHTETGVLAGITYAAEDIRTYHGYCMPEPPPDAYRFVGDKD